A region of the Lycium barbarum isolate Lr01 chromosome 1, ASM1917538v2, whole genome shotgun sequence genome:
ATAGATTTTCAACCTCCTCGCGGTAAGTAAGAGCAATTTTGCCCTGCCTTGAGCCAGTTGCCACAACCATAGTGATGATTCCGCGGCTTGAACCCGTAACTTATAGTTCACACAAAGAACTAATAATATGACAAAATTTGCTCAATTATTTCCAAGAAATAGATTAAAGAATGATGCTAGTTTATTCACAAGCATTAGTCTCCTCTACCAATTTAAAGGACCTAAGGTGAACCAGCATCCTAGCCCAGCTACTAAATGAACAAAGACTGCTCTGCACATCAGCTGTTGGTACACAACAAGCTTCCAGCCTGCATTACAAAATTGTTGTCTTCAAGCTACAACTTTATCCGCCTCAGACGCCTGATTCTCGACCTTGTCAAAATTGAAGCTTTTAGCAACATCAAAGAAGTGAGCAACGGCTTCTTCAGGCGTACCGACGAGCACACCGTGGCCAAGATTGAGGATGTGACCCGTGGTCCCCGCACTCTCGACAACCCTGTCCAAGAAAAGTAGTCAGATCTTTTTTCCAGAACTAGAAGAGACGTTGAATGCCCGGCGGGCCCCTTTAATTTCTGAATGAAGCCTTACAAACAACTATCTAAAACCGACCCCCTCCCTCCAATTTTCGTATTTTTGGGTATGGAGAAAAAGATAGAAGATTTACTTGTCATGAAGTCTAAAAATCATTAAACCGCATGGACCATTAGCGTCAAGATGAAGTGGTACATGAAGAAGGCATTAACAACTTGACATGTCATACCTCTAAAAATCATTACaccaaagaaaaatatttttctcaaaaaatatTCAGGAGTCTACAACATGAAACCATGATCAAAACTTTCTACACTGCAGATTAATATCATTGTTCTAAATTATTCTAATTAGCATACAGTTCTAAACATATTTTATAAGTAAATTAGTGTTTAACTATTAACCATAGCGATGACTATAGCATAAGGTTCAGTTATGCAACAAACCTTTCAATTTCATGAGTCAATGCAGGAAGAGGACAAAACAAGGTAGCAGGATCCACATTCCCCTGAATACCAATATCCGTTCCCAGTCGCTTCCTTCCATCCGCCATATCCACTGTCCAGTCAAGTCCAATTACATCAACTCCAGTTGTTTTCATCCGTTCAAGAAGTCCACCATTTCCATTAATGTAGAGCACAAGAGGTGTTTGTGGGCACTTTCTCTTAATTAAACTAACTATCTGCATTCAAAAATCTGAGAGGTGTTCAAAAAGGAAATAGAATGAGAGAAAGTTTATGTAATGACTAATAAAGGAATGACATTTCGACACAACCGACTACTAAAGCACTCAAAGAATCTCCCTCTAGTCCAAACATCCTCCATGATATGTAACACTTATTGACCATAATCTGTGAACACTTCCATGCCTAATCCACCAAATACTATAAGGACTCATCAGTTATATATAAGGCATCAGATATCGGATGCAACAGTTACTTCCTAAATCACATAACTTTTAACTGAATACCAAGACATGTCTTGAAAGCATTATTGAGCAACTCAAACCTTCAGGATGTTTCAATGTTATacaaatagcctgtttggccaagccaCTCCAAGGCCAAAAGTGTTTTTACATTAAAAAAATGTGTTTTTTTCAAAATTGAGGTGTTCGGCCAAAGCTTTTAGGAGAAGAAAAGGTGTTTTTGAGTAGAAGCAGAAGCTGTTTTTGAGAAGCCGAAAAAAGTAGCTTCTCCTCAACGTACTTTTGTGAAAAGCCCTTTtgagaaaatacacttagaagcactttctaaaagcttggtcaaactcTAATTTctgctcaaaagtgcttttcaaattaaTTAGCCAAACACTTAAACCGTTTCTCAGCAGAAGTGCTTTTTGGAAAGCAGTTTTCAAAATAAGTTgcttttagaagcttggccaaacaagctaaAAGTTGAAAATCCAGTGAACTTTCGCTATTGACCTCCCCATCCAGCCTacgcccccaatttttttttgacaaaaagGTGCTATTTGAGCAGAAGGACATTTGGTAATTTCCCTGACTAACAAAAAAAAGTTTCTAGCTTACCTCATCAATATAAGGCTTTGACCAGAGGTCCCACATATGAGGTGGGAGTTGTCCACCCCATGAATCAAATATCTGGATGCAATGAGCTCCAGACTCCACTTGATAAACAATATACTCGGCAATTGCTTTTGACAAATGAGATAATAGAGCTCTCAAAACATGTGGAGCGGTATGGCACATGTCCTTAATTGTAGTATATGTGCGAGTTGTACCTCCTTCAACTATGTAGGTAGCAATTGTCCAAGGAGCTCCAACAAAACCCAAAACTGCAGCTTGCTCTCCAACCTGACATTTTGTCGGAGGGAAATAAATCCTTTAGCTTTTATTTCTTTTtctgagaaaatgacaaaaatggtcccttatgtttcaGGTCAGGTCCAAAATAGTCCCTAAGTATGCATAGAGCAATTTTGTTCTTTTAAATTTGCCAAAAGTTAGTTTATGCTATTTTTGATTTATTTCTATAATCTGGTGCAACATTTTGAGGTATAAGTCTTGCtacttttttttaatatctttTTAGTGTCTAATGttgcatattttaggatttgatgTGACTTTCTTGGTGTTTATGGTTAAAAAGGGTTTCGGTTGTttccgtcaaatctaacaaacataaattgttaaatatttgacGGAGACTAATAGTGTTAACTTTTGACAGACTTAAAGGTCCAAAACTGTTTAGTACATACTTAAAGGACTATTTTGGACTTACCCTCAAAtgtaagggaccatttttgtcattttctctacTTTGTCCCATTAAATTTTACATGAAGAGACATCATAGTAAGAATCCTATAAGTAAGAAAACAGCATACCTCTTTCCGCAAAATCCTAAGTGAGTCTCCCACAAATTGTAGTTTCTCCAAGTCAAGGGAGTGCAATGATTTCAATCCCTCTTCGGAACGAATGGGAGACTGAATGACTGGGCCTCTCACGTCCTCAATGTCGAATTGGACACCAAATGCGGGTAGAGGGGTAAGTATGTCCGAAAAGATGATTACTCCATCTGGACGAAAAGCTTCCCAGGGCTGCAAGGAAATTTCCACGATGAGATCAGTTGTCTCTGATCTCTCTCTGAAGGATGGATGTTTCTCTGCAAGCTTTCTGTAAACAGCCATATACCTTCCCGC
Encoded here:
- the LOC132629085 gene encoding uroporphyrinogen decarboxylase 1, chloroplastic, giving the protein MGFSPLTTTSGCSSSYCNLGLSWKSSSLFVQLGFHSNEVSAKPTKLNATKVLRACSSSLDPLLVKAARRERVSRPPAWMMRQAGRYMAVYRKLAEKHPSFRERSETTDLIVEISLQPWEAFRPDGVIIFSDILTPLPAFGVQFDIEDVRGPVIQSPIRSEEGLKSLHSLDLEKLQFVGDSLRILRKEVGEQAAVLGFVGAPWTIATYIVEGGTTRTYTTIKDMCHTAPHVLRALLSHLSKAIAEYIVYQVESGAHCIQIFDSWGGQLPPHMWDLWSKPYIDEIVSLIKRKCPQTPLVLYINGNGGLLERMKTTGVDVIGLDWTVDMADGRKRLGTDIGIQGNVDPATLFCPLPALTHEIERVVESAGTTGHILNLGHGVLVGTPEEAVAHFFDVAKSFNFDKVENQASEADKVVA